The following coding sequences lie in one Ostrea edulis chromosome 8, xbOstEdul1.1, whole genome shotgun sequence genomic window:
- the LOC125662718 gene encoding tripartite motif-containing protein 45-like isoform X1 has translation MFFATLNNFSAICWRPVLIGGRENPDTMYLGRDHRPPKVNLSRSRRSRIQMATASSFAQHYIECENCEENPAKFLCKTCPGHLCVSCKSEHERRKITQNHDIIHLASEKGDMMELLYCSEHRTKKLECYCSPCQKPVCTRCIIETHNGHKVETLATVYNRIKKEQQIEKEEIEKTLLPKYEELLAKEKLMKAEISKRTDEVQKQIEDHTEKVIERYTAMKEKKIRDLRQAEQTTLKSVEDSEMKVQRRIELLKKIKTQITNNLGARPGIIFFNATHGNSLKEMRQYPNSIEYKLDNFSSGDIERITLDVDFWKILKFTMVDSSASRNPDWSLEEDEEEAEEYLYEEF, from the exons atgttttttgccacactcaacaatttttcagctatTTGTTGGCGCCCAGTtcttattggtggaagagagaacccagatacaatgtacctgggaagagaccatcgacctccgaaagtaaacttatcccgctcgcgccg ATCACGAATACAAATGGCAACAGCTTCCTCGTTTGCCCAACACTATATTGAATGTGAAAACTGTGAGGAAAATCCAGCAAAGTTCCTGTGTAAAACATGTCCGGGTCATCTTTGTGTGTCATGCAAGTCGGAGCACGAGAGGCGAAAAATAACCCAAAATCACGATATCATACACCTGGCCTCTGAGAAAGGGGATATGATGGAACTTTTGTATTGTTCAGAGCACAGAACAAAAAAGCTAGAATGTTACTGTTCTCCCTGTCAGAAGCCAGTCTGTACCCGATGTATTATTGAAACTCATAATGGTCATAAAGTCGAAACACTGGCCACCGTCTACAATAGAATCAAAAAAGAACAGCAAATAGAAAAAGAGGAGATAGAAAAAACACTTCTGCCAAAATATGAAGAATTGTTAGCGAAAGAGAAATTGATGAAAGCGGAGATATCAAAGAGAACTGACGAAGTGCAAAAACAAATAGAGGATCACACAGAGAAAGTGATTGAAAGATACACAGcaatgaaagagaaaaaaatccgGGACCTTAGACAAGCAGAGCAGACGACACTGAAATCTGTTGAGGATTCCGAAATGAAAGTTCAGAGACGAATagaattattgaaaaaaatcaaaactcaAATAACAAACAACTTAGGTGCAAGGCCAGggattatatttttcaatgctACACATGGCAACAGCTTAAAAGAAATGCGACAATACCCAAATTCAATTGAATACAAACTCGATAACTTTTCTTCTGGTGACATTGAAAGAATAACACTGGATGTCGACTTTTGGAAGATCCTCAAATTTACTATGGTGGATTCATCAGCATCACGAAATCCAGATTGGTCTCTAGAGGAAGATGAGGAAGAAGCTGAGGAATATCTTTACGAGGAATTTTAA
- the LOC125662718 gene encoding tripartite motif-containing protein 45-like isoform X2, with protein sequence MATASSFAQHYIECENCEENPAKFLCKTCPGHLCVSCKSEHERRKITQNHDIIHLASEKGDMMELLYCSEHRTKKLECYCSPCQKPVCTRCIIETHNGHKVETLATVYNRIKKEQQIEKEEIEKTLLPKYEELLAKEKLMKAEISKRTDEVQKQIEDHTEKVIERYTAMKEKKIRDLRQAEQTTLKSVEDSEMKVQRRIELLKKIKTQITNNLGARPGIIFFNATHGNSLKEMRQYPNSIEYKLDNFSSGDIERITLDVDFWKILKFTMVDSSASRNPDWSLEEDEEEAEEYLYEEF encoded by the coding sequence ATGGCAACAGCTTCCTCGTTTGCCCAACACTATATTGAATGTGAAAACTGTGAGGAAAATCCAGCAAAGTTCCTGTGTAAAACATGTCCGGGTCATCTTTGTGTGTCATGCAAGTCGGAGCACGAGAGGCGAAAAATAACCCAAAATCACGATATCATACACCTGGCCTCTGAGAAAGGGGATATGATGGAACTTTTGTATTGTTCAGAGCACAGAACAAAAAAGCTAGAATGTTACTGTTCTCCCTGTCAGAAGCCAGTCTGTACCCGATGTATTATTGAAACTCATAATGGTCATAAAGTCGAAACACTGGCCACCGTCTACAATAGAATCAAAAAAGAACAGCAAATAGAAAAAGAGGAGATAGAAAAAACACTTCTGCCAAAATATGAAGAATTGTTAGCGAAAGAGAAATTGATGAAAGCGGAGATATCAAAGAGAACTGACGAAGTGCAAAAACAAATAGAGGATCACACAGAGAAAGTGATTGAAAGATACACAGcaatgaaagagaaaaaaatccgGGACCTTAGACAAGCAGAGCAGACGACACTGAAATCTGTTGAGGATTCCGAAATGAAAGTTCAGAGACGAATagaattattgaaaaaaatcaaaactcaAATAACAAACAACTTAGGTGCAAGGCCAGggattatatttttcaatgctACACATGGCAACAGCTTAAAAGAAATGCGACAATACCCAAATTCAATTGAATACAAACTCGATAACTTTTCTTCTGGTGACATTGAAAGAATAACACTGGATGTCGACTTTTGGAAGATCCTCAAATTTACTATGGTGGATTCATCAGCATCACGAAATCCAGATTGGTCTCTAGAGGAAGATGAGGAAGAAGCTGAGGAATATCTTTACGAGGAATTTTAA